The Arachis ipaensis cultivar K30076 chromosome B03, Araip1.1, whole genome shotgun sequence region TTGTTTATGTGTTCAGAAATCGGATGCTAGTAAAGCTTATTTCATGGTTTTTGAGAGGGGTCCGAGCGCTTTTATCAACGAAACAGCTAAGTTGTTGTGCGGAAATGCTGCTCAAGGATCTTTGGTGCAGAATCTTTGCCAGACTGCGTCTGTTTACATACATGAGAGGCTAACGGTTTTGAGTAGCTTGAGATATGCTCTGGCAACATTCTTAGCTCAGGTGTGCTCTGCTGAAATTCCCGCCTTAGTTTTAAATCATTATAATAATTGTTTTTTGCGATCACATCAAGGAATGTAGTTTTGTTATTAAGTAATTTTCATCAAGTTGAGACATAAACTTATGATTTCAGTTGTTGACTTAAACTCTTGACTTGGTTTTCAGTTTTACGTGGAAGTTGATAAAATTGGAGAGGAGTTGGTGAAAGATCCACAGCATAAGCTGCCTTCATTGTTGGTTAGGCTTAATGAAATGTTCTCAATATTAGAAAGTTCAATCGGTCACCTACATGCAGCGCATCAGGTATACATGAATAAACTAATTGTTCCTTTTTCATGTTATTCTCATTGCTGTCGGCCAAATTTTGTTAAAGTACAGTTTACTCCAGTAAATTTTCAACTTGTATTTGGTAATTTTTTTGTCCATATTTAACCTTTTCTTCCTGGAACCAACATTCACTTTTCAGACTGATTCTTCTGTTGATGGAAGCTATTCAATTCCACTGCTGTTTAAGAAGCTGCCGGAAATAAATCAGGAGGATTCCCAGTGGACAGATTGTGAAATCAGGGATGCTATCAATTCTATATATCAAAATTTACAAAAGCTGGATTCTTACATATCTGTTCTTGTAAGAGCTTCTATCTTATGATGTCTTGTCAATTTCTCAAGGAGATGACTGTCATAAATTTTTGCTTATATTTGTATGGTAGTTGAGAAAGTGTTTATATATTAGAGTTCTACTAATAAAACTGGCCTTCTAATGGTTAAACTGTGTATAAAGTATAAATTGTAAACTATTTGTAACTTAAGATTGTGAGCAAGAATAAAAAAGGATCTATTCCTCATAAGTTCATCGTTCAATTTCCAGCAGCTAATTCTTTTAGTATTGGTAATGTTTATTTCCATTGCTGTTTAGCACTCTTGAACTCATAGCTATTTTTCTTCTGTAACATTTACAAAAGACACACTACGGAGTCCTCTAAAGGAATTGCTGTTTAATCACTATGTATTACTAGAGTCTCCTTGTCTCAGATATCAGAATGATAGATATTTGTTGGTGATTTACTGATTATAGTTTTCAACTGTGGTTTTTCCCAGAGTTGGCTTACCAAACTTTTCATCTTGTTATTTTATCACATTCTCTCCCTGTCTCTCCTGTCTTCACCTATGAACCAACTGTTAGGACCCTTTTTCTTAACTTTGTGAATTGTGAAGAAGTTAAATAGTAAACCCTACCATCAGGTGTTATTTGTTGGACTTTATAATTCATGAGTACATACATGCTGGATACTACTTGAGCCTCTATAGTCTCTCCTCCCTCCAACCTTGCCTCCTTGGTTCCTTAGAAGCTGTTGAAATGGAAAAATTGTCTTGACTGGAGTCAATATCCAGCTTCTTCAACCTACTATATATATATGGAGTTTCATGAATCGAACAATGAATCAACTATTTGTTAGGGTAAAACTAGTTGGTTTACGAATGACTTCGACAAAATTCTTTGCtggaattttttgtttttatttttttttcaggtTACCAACCACAGAAAACCAAGGAAAATAACCCAATATTGGATTGGCTATACATGTGGTGCAATTGGTCTGTCTGCCTGTTCCATTTGGCTCTTGCGACATAGTAGTTTGATGGGAAGTTCTGATCTTGATAATTGGGTTCAAAAAGCAAAGGATTCTACAGTTGGCTTTTATAAGGATCACGTGGAACAACCGGTACAGTTCTTGACTAATACTAACTATCATGCATTTTCCCCCCATCTTCTTTTTCTCTATGTGAAAATACTCTTGGACAAAGTAAAGGGGGCTTGAACTCGAGATGCCCTTATGAGATTCGAAGTCTAGTTCCCATTATTCAGTTTACTCAACCTGATTTTTGCTCTTAATCTATTGATAATTAGCAagaacaaaataaatagtattaaGAAGACGTATTTGATAATAATTTATTCCTAAAGGATCATGTTCTACAAACAGTGGAGAAAATGGCTTGTCTTCTATATTCTTCCTGCCTCTCCTCTCCATTCAAAGAGAAGAATGGAACAATGATTGATATTTTCTATAGTCTAGTTGATTTGTGATGCACTTAGGTAGAATACAATTAAAATCCATCAGAGATAAGGACAATATTTAGATTGTTATTTCCCATCTTAATTTAAGcttgtaatatttttattttattttataaatttaattttgatgcactgacagtATAAAACTTCTACACAATTGTCCAATCACATCCGTTTTTTTGGATAACCATTCCGCAGTCAAACTAAAAAGTGGTTATTTTGCTGATGTGACAATACGTAATTGGATGCACGTGTAGAACTGCTTTACACTAACTGcccatcaaaattaaattctttatttTACTATCTAAATTTTACTTGTACTTATACTTCCATAATTCCTTAAAAGCTATTAGTTGTAACTAAATTACATCCTTTGAAATCGTCACTAAAGATTACGAATCATAAAGTAGCATAAAATTATAACTTATAAGCCTCTTATAGTTCAATGGATATCCAGATTTTGTCCATCAAAGATGATCTATTCGAGACATTCAAGAAGCAGAGTATTATGGACCCTGCAGAGCTGGAGTTGACTTCTGACAAACTGCACAGGTTGTTGGTTACACACATTGTCCCTCTTTTTCTATACTCAAAAATCAGATATGTATACAACTTAAAGGAACAGATTGTTTACTGTTTTTTATGTTGATGCTCTGTACACaatatttataaaagaaaaacaatGCATCAATGAAAGGAAAATTTCAGTTTCTTATTGAAATTTACACCAGTGAATGTAGGATGATAATTTTTCTAATCCTGATGGTTCAATGATTCAATCTACTNNNNNNNNNNNNNNNNNNNNNNNNNNNNNNNNNaccttttttttaaattattattattattattattattattattattattattattattaaatgatGTTTTGAAGCTTTATTTTGTACCGTCACTGTAAATCTATTCAGTGTTTGTTACCAACATTCTGCTTGGATATTGCTATCTTAGCAACTTTCTTTAAACTTTCTGCACAGAATGTTGTTGGCTTTCAGCGAGAGGGCAAAGGGTCAGAAGTTTCCAGAGAATGCTTCAGATCAGGAAATGCTCGAGATAGTCATGTCTAGGTAACATAGGTGTTTCCTTGCCTATAATTGGAATATGTCACATTTAGAACTATCTCAAAATATAGTCATAATATAATGGTAAGGTTTTTGTGAACTATGAAAGAGATATATGATTTGTCCATGTGCAAGGATGCAAGTTTTTTGGTTCTTGTATAGAGGATCTCCTATCCTCTTATGACTAATCTTTTGATAGGTTCTTTCTTCCTGTCAGTATAATTATTCTCTTATCCCAAGGAAAAAAAAGTGCATCGACTTTATAACTATAGGTGTACGGTTCATTATATCTCAGAAGAAGTTCTGTTTCTTTTTGGTTAATACCTACTGAAATGGATTTCCAACTCTATCCCGTTGGGACTTGAGGAGTGAAGGCACTGTTTTGGTCTCCAACTCTCTGATTTTTCACTTAGACCGTTTTACAATGAAGGGTATAGGTGCTTTTATGAAGAACAATTGATCTGGTATTTGATTAAATGGCTGTATCATTTTTCCTGGGCACATAATGGCTGTATTTTTATATCTTCTGCTAACGTGTTTCTGACTTACGGTTTTAAGTAAGCTATTCCAAATTAAATAACTGTATATTAATAGTTAGAAAAATATATGAATTCGCATAGGAAAATAATTTTAAGCATTGTGCTGTTCCTGTTTAAACTTCTGCTTTGAGATATACCAGTTTAGAATAATCTACCATgggtttcttttttttatttatgattttttatttttatttttatatagattCTCAATGTTTGAATGTATACAGAGTTATCGTTAGTTTTTGATTTAACAAGAGGACAAGGATATTTAtaagttatttgcattaaaaaTCTCTTAAATCTTATCTGTTATCATGAAAGATTGAAATagattataaataataataataaggatgATTAGTTTCATAGTGATCACTTTGTTTTTGTAGTATTTGTTACTTAAGTATCATGGTTTAATATTTGCATTTATAAATGTAGGTATGAGAAGGAAATCAGGCATCCTATTCAAAACCTTATAGGTGGAGAGTTGGCAGAGGCTCTGCTTATTCAGGTAGTGTAGTTTactatttatatattatatgcaaTGTATATTTTAGTAGTTGTTGATAATTAATTTCATATCTGTTGTTACAGATTCAGAAGCTTAAATTGGATATTGAAACGTGAGTTTTACAAATCCAAACATTTAAGTGAGTACTTCTCATTGTTTTAGTTGATAAAAATGATATTTTGACCAGGGCAATGCTGGAGCTGGCCCCCCCCCCCCctcctcttcttttctctcttctttctcttaatAGTTTGAACAAAATCACAAACTCATGTCTTAGTTCTTAGCTCTTACAAGAGCTAATATGCACTCCAAACTGAAAAGTCCACTTACAGAATATGAATATTGTGGTCTGGGGTAATGCTGCACCATAGACTAATTAAATTGATGGGGGCAATAATGCTTTCAAGTTAGAGCATAACTTTTGGAGTATCGAATACGACCAGAACTTGTTTATGTTTTGTCAATTGATTAGATAATACATTGCCTTTTAATGGTAACATATGTCTTAACTATAATGAGATGAGGTCAAAACTACTCCTTGATCGTTCTGATAACATAACATATTACATTTTTTTTAGAAGTCAAAAGTCACAAAATACCTTAGTCTATATATAACTGGCAAGTTTCCTAAACCCTTATCTTAATTACATTGTTTACATCAGATTGATTGGAGGATGCTATCTGTTTGATAATTTTCtcttattataaaattttttgtttctttgctaACTCATTTTAGTCTGACCATATAATTTCCAATTACTTTTCAATACAAGCCTTGTTGGGTTTAGGTGACTCTGTTTGTCGAGTTATGAGGTATTAGAAATTACCTGTTATTCATGTGAAACATTATCTAATACCCTATCATGGTAACTCAGGATAAGAAAGCTGAGGGAAGAGGTAGAATTGCTCGGATTCAGAGGAGGCTAGTTGTTATAGAGGTTGAAAAAAGGATTATGCAGTACCAAAATTTTGTTGAGCAAGGATCGGTAAGAAACTAACCTGACTGTTTGTTGAATCATATATATCTCTAAGCATGATTTCTTCTTGATTAGCTGACAATGTTGCTCACACTTCTAGAAAAACTAGTGTATGACACTAAtcagaaacaaaagaaaaaaacaaataaaaacatttttaacATTTTCTTACCGAACAGCATTGTTCCGATGGTGCCATCCAAATATGTGGGAACTTCACCTAGAGTAATTTGTTTGAGGATGTTGTAGTGGCCCTTCATTTGCTTGTTCTTGTCCTCGGATTTTGTTTACCAGTACATATGACCCAGTTTGTTGCTTGGGTATCACATTTCTTGACATATGAAAAACTCTCCTCATTTTACCGTTGAATTAGCGACTTACAATTTGAATGAATCATCCTGGGAGAAAAGTAATGTCACATGTTCATTACAGGAGAAAGATGCACAATGTATGTTTGGATTGGTACTCTATAGCTTGAATAGCCTGTATTATTCTGTCAAGAAACATGCAGAAGATTCTGGGGAGTGGCATTGGtacgtctctctctctctctctctgtgtgtgtTACGGGTGTCTCATGTTTGTTTGTTACATTTATGTAATACTCTATTATCATGTGAAAAAAGCAAACATTGCTAAATCAGTATTGTCATTAACAGTTTGCGAGAGGATTTAATTGATTTGGCTAGGCCTGGCCTGCAAACTGGTTACAAGTTAACTGTGACTTCGCGGATGAAGAGGGATTATGACTGCATAGTTCCAATGTTGAGACGCCGATAGCACATCAGTTAACTTTCCTTCTCAAGGTTTCAATGCCATCTTTTATTCAACTTGATACCCAATTTTGTTTTGGATGCCAGGCACATATACATATTCGTTGGGAGATCACAACATTTTTTTCCCACACCATAGTTAGATCAAGGATTTGGATAGTTAAATTGATTCCAAATCATGTTAGAGAGGATGATGTACGTTGATATTAGTCAAAATTTTACTTTCTATGAAATTCCGGAATATATTTCTGGGGTTGTGTTTTCACGCCCTCAGGAACTTCAGTTGTTAAAAAATCATGTGAATGAGAGTTGCTCGATATGGGCGCAATTCTAATACAATTGAAATATGTTTCTTTTTTTCATGAAGATCATCAAATTCTGATTATGCATACCAACATATATATGGACTTTTCAATTGTAACGTATTCCGGCCATATTCCTTTTAGATAGCCACTTTGTCGATTGAAATATATTTTTCAAGGGTTATTTTGTCAAAATCAAATGTTAAAGTTTATTTTgtcaaaagttttttttttcctaCCTAACAAAGTGGAGCATAAAACAGAAGACAAATAGAAATAAATGAGTAGAATAGCAACTCCAATTCTTTCGTCATTTCCAGTATTGCCATTAAGAACAGAAGAAATTAAGATAACTCCATTCTCTAGCATTTAAAAATATAGTCTTAGGTGCCAAAATGTCTATTTACTCTTCCTTTTAACAAATCAAGGTAGAAATGATGTCTTTTGACGTTTGGGTGGACTATTAACAATTAGAATGGTATCTATCATATTAACTGAAATTCTATTAGATAGGTTAACCTATTTGAATATATTATTTGACATAACATGTATATATATTTCGGCTATAATTTTAAACTTGAGGTAACTACCAAATCGGTACCTGAAAGATTCTGACGCTAacaaaatggtacctgacttttattattgacaaaatagtccctaaaaaattttaaaatttgacaagcgtgtccTCGAACTCGCCGGAGCAAATCTCCGGCAAGCACAATGCTAACGTGGCCGCCGTGACTTGGCAAACCACCCCCAAACCCTAATCCCTCCTCCCTATCGCAGCccccttccctctccctcccCAATGCACACTCCCCCCTCCCTCTCCATCGCAACCCCTTACCCAATGCACACTCCCTCCCCATCGCAGCccccttccctctccctcccATTACAGCCCCCTCTCCAACGCACACTACCTCCTTCCCTCTCCCTCCCCAATTGCAGCAGCAGAAGCCTCAATAACAGCAGAAATAACACCATCAGAACTCAAAACAGAACCAATAGAAGAACCTGCACATTCAAAACCTAACCTTGCTTGTTCCTCCTTCTCTCTTTTCCCTCATTCCTTCCTTCTCTTATCGGAGGACCATAACAATAACAATATCCATTCACACACACAGACATTTACACAAACACATAacctacatatataaatataaagagaaaaagagagaaagagagaaagcttGAAGGGCTGAGGAGATGCGGCTATTCCAGGCCTTGTTGTCGCTCCGATGGTGGTGGCAATGGTCCTTGATAGTGCTCTTGCCGTTGAAGTTGCTATTGCTGTTGAGATTGTTGCTGCGATAGGAAGGAGAGAAAAGTGTGCGTTGGGGTTactgctgttgttgttgctgttgatgtTGAGGCGGTTGTTGCTGCGAGTGGTAGTGGAGGGAGGGAGGGGGAATGTGCATTGGGGAGGGGGTGCGATAGGGAGAGGGGAGGAGGGTTGCGATGGGGAGGGAGAGGGAGGGGGAGTATGCGCTGGGGAGGGAGGGATTAGGGTTTGGGGGTGGTTTGCCAGGTTACGGTGGCCACTTTAGCATTGTGCTTGACGGAGATTTGCTCCGGCGAACTCGTagacacgcttgtcaaattttaaaattttttagggactattttgtcaatagTAAAAGTCAGGTACTATTTTGTCAGCGTCAGAATCTTTCGACTACCGATTTGGTAGTTATCTCTTttaaacttatatatatatatattcttttttatCGTAATAATTGGTTAGAACAATTTTATCCGTTAATAAAATTTCCtgaaattatcaaattaaatagGATAATGAAGATAATTATCCGTTATGATTTGAAAATGTTATAACTCTTNNNNNNNNNNNNNNNNNNNNNNNNNNNNNNNNNNNNNNNNNNNNNNNNNNNNNNNNNNNNNNNNNNNNNNNNNNNNNNNNNNNNNNNNNNNNNNNNNNNNNNNNNNNNNNNNNNNNNNNNNNNNNNNNNNNNNNNNNNNNNNNNNNNNNNNNNNNNNNNNNNNNNNNNNNNNNNNNNNNNNNNNNNNNNNNNNNNNNNNNNNNNNGGAAaagaacaaattttttaaaatatatatatatatatatagtaaattaGTAATAATATCCGAAAATCATATGTATTGAAAAGATTAGTTATATATTTGTATGTGTTACACAAGGATGTTAACGATATTCTGGCaagattaaaatataaattatagcaAGTTAAGTAACAGATTGTGtactaaaaaaagaaataatgcgTAAGCATAGATTAACGTTGGCATACAAAAACGTCAAAATTGTTTAGCTTAAGAACTGTTGTAACTAGTTATAGCTGGGATTTTGTCTTAGTAGTTGAGTAGGCATATCATTTATGACAATTTACTTCCAACTGTTTTCTTGATTTGGGGGATCGTTAATACTTAACAGCTATAACcagttaacaaaataaataaataaataaatgtgagtattaactaataattaatcATAGAATTCTGGTAGTAGTTATTAGTTAATTCCATTGCTCAAACATTACTTGACATGATAATATGTAACGCAAAATACTAACAAACTTGCAATAATATGAAGACTATTAATATTAAAAAGTCTCTTCTCATTCAACTTTGCATGGATCTTAAAAACACTCTGGTTGTGTTCTTCATAGCCCATGCACATTTCATGATCTCGCAATAGTCCTCATCATTGCATTGACAACAATGGAGATAAACCAAACAATTTTCAAGCAAGTGAGAGTGATAGAGTCAACACAGAAATCCACTATCTATGAAGTTTGTCTCCATATACCGCCCAAAATAGTGTCGGACGGCATCTGGGCCAACAAAAAATCCGGCAACTTCCCTTTGCAGTCAAGTTTGACATTGTTAGAGATGCAAATTTGCGTCATTTTCACCCTCATGCATTGCTTTCATTTCGTTCTCAAGCGATTGGGGTTCCCCTATTTCGTTTCGCAGGTGTTGGTATGCTCAATCTCTtctgtctctctctctttttgcacatgaagaaatgaagataaATTTCATCATTACTTGCATCACAAGGatcaaaattcaaaaccttttTACATTACCGTCTTCAATTTTTCAGGTTGGCTTTGTTCTAGGCCCTTCATTGAATATAGATTGGTTGAACAAATACAAAATGATGGTGTTTCCTTATGGAACTGAAGAAGTATTGGGGCTAATTTCATTGGTTGGCTACACATTCTACATGTTTCTGAATTCTGTGCAAATGGATTTTAGCATGATAACAAGAAGTGGTATGAAACCTTGGGCAATGGCGGTTGCTGCAGTAGTTGGACCTCTGGTCATCTGTTTGAGCATATCTTTTGGAACAAGAACTGTCTGGCAAGAAGTCGCTGGACCCGGGGAAACATTGAATTTGGTGGTGATTACCCAAGCTGGCTGCTCCTTTGTTGTCATAGCTTCCTGCCTCTCTGAACTAGACATCTTGAACTCTGAACTCGGACGCATTGCGTTGACAACAGCGCTTTCGAGCGATTTCCTTACTGCCATAATGAATTCACTAAGCATTATCTTTACCAAGAGCCAAGCTGAAAAATATGATGCAAAAAAAATGGCTAGTGTCTTGGCAGTGTATTTTGCTATTGTAGTCCTAGTTCCTCTCATCGGCCGCCCTACAATGAAGTGGGTGGCCAAGAACACCCCGGAAGGAAGGCCGGTGAGGAAGATATACACCTTTGCCATGGTCCTCTCGGCTCTTATCATAGGGTGTTTTGCACTAGAAGCCAACCTACCCATCATATTTGGAATTGTGATGTTAGGATTCGTCGTGCCGGAAGGTCCTCCATTAGGATCTGAGCTAGTCAAGCAATTTGAGTTGATCAATGTATGGTTCTTTCTGCCACTCTTCGTGACCGCTGCCGCCATGAAGGTAGATCTTAACAAAATAGGTGATGACCCTGCTATGGCAGTGGTTACAACAGCAGTCATATTGATGGTCCATTTGATCAAGATGTTATTGTGCACAATAATTTGCATCTTTTGCAAGATACCAACAAGAGATACTATCTGCCTTGGTCTAATCTTATGCTGCAAAGGTGTTGTGGATTTTAGTGTCTACCTGTTTCTGTATGAATCAGGGGTAATAATCAATTCTACACTCCAATTTTCATGCAGATAGTGTTTTGTTTtccttcttcttattcttttgctATGCTCACAAGGCATCATTTTGATATTGCAGACATTGAATAGTTCAACAGTTGCTACACTGTTTGTATCTGCATTGATACTTGGAAGCACTGCATATATTGGTATCAAGTCCTTATATGACCCTTCAAGGAAATATGCAGGGTACCAAAAAAGGGACATTTTGCATTTGAAACCAAATTCAGATCTTAGGATTGTTGCATGCATCCAAAAACCATATCATGTGAATATGATCAAGAATATGTTGTATCTTTGTTGTCCAACAATAACTAGCCCTCTTCAGGTGGAAATACTGCACCTCATAGAGCTAGTTGGGAGTGCCACCCCCATCTTTATCTCACACCAGCTCCAAGAGTCGGTCAGCAGAAGTCACAACTACTCCGGCGATATCATGCTCGCCTTTGATCTCTTCAAGCATGAGAACGCCACAGTAGAAGTGAACACCTACACTGCCGTATCGCCACAGCGCCTCATGTACGAAGATATCTGCCATCTTGCCCTGGACAAGGTTGCATCCCTCATTCTCCTTCCGTTTCATATCAGATGGGCTGACGACGGTTCTATTGATTCAACCGAAGAGAGCATACGGACCCTGAACAACAAGGTACTTGAAAAAGCACCATGCTCGGTTGCCATTCTTGTGAATAAAGGCCCTTGTGACATTGCATCAAAGCACATAGCCATGATCTTCTTGGGGGGTTCAGATGATAGAGAAGCATTGTGCCTTGCTAAAAGGGCAATCACAGAACTTCATTATAAATTGGTTGTGTACCATTTGGTTGGAACACAGAATGAGTCCAGCAATTGGGACACTATGCTTGATGAAGAGGTGCTACAGAGTGTGAAGGGGTGTTATGGAACTGTTGACAATGTTGCATATGAAAGAATATTAATTGAGGATCCTTCACAAACCCAAAGATTCATTCAGACTATAGCTGTTGAGCATGATTACTTCATAGTTGGGAGACGCCATGGTGTCAAATCATCTCTTACAGCAGCACTTGAAAAATGGACTGAGTTCTCAGAGTTAGGTGCAATTGGGGATTTGCTTGCATCACCAGATACCAATTCTAAAGCTACAATTTTAGTTGTGCAGCAACAGAAAATGCCACAGCCTAACTCATAGATCCTAGTTGCCACCCTTAGGTTTTGTAGTTTGTGTTGTTATGttgtaaataaaagtaaaataatcaCAATGCTGTGCTAGTTTTTCATAAGCACAGTGCAACAACAAGTGTTGCATCAAATTCCTGCTAGTTTCAGAACCTGCAAGTGGTTTCTTTAATCTGAATTCATTTCATCTGTTGATTAATTTGAAAAGCAAAGAGAAAAACAAAGATTTGCAAAGCATATCATCAATCAGTACATAAAACAAGATCATTGGTTTGAAGAGAAAGGAGCACATATCCACAACAAGACAAGAGTACATAATTCAACTATCAACTTGATATCTTAAGATACATCACTATTTCAAAATATCAACTTGATCTCTCAAGATACATCATTAACCAACAGAAATCAAAAGTAATGCCTCTAAGTCCCTTCTTATTGACATTGTAATAGAAATATGCTGCAAATAAAACAACATCTTCTATTAACTTGCCACAATTTCTACTTCACTCCTGCAATAATTAAAAAGGGGGGAAAAAGAGTTATCAAACAAGCAAATCACCAACACATACATGCAAAAACTAAAAAACGTAGGACAAAGGAAAAAGCCAAGAGAAGTTAACAGACCTCGtcgtcatcgtcatcatcatcataatcgcgatcttccttcttcttcttgagACGGGTAGTACCGCCTTCTTTGCTGATGGGCAAGTCCATTTTTCCAAAGGGAGTGTCAACATTAATTTTCCCTTTCATGGTGTAACCTGTACCTTTTCCTCTGATCATATCCCACAATGCAGAGCCGAAATCCTTGGGCCTAAAGGTAACTGGAATATCAATGTAACTAATACCACTTTTCTCGATTTTCGCAGACTTGGAGAGTTCAGCAGCTCCAATGCTGACATCACCAAGCCAAACCTCATAATCAAGCGTATTGAGGCCAAGGTCGAAATCATTCTTGTTTTCCAATTTCAAATGAAGAGTTGCAATTGTCTCTTCAAAAGAGAACTTATCAAAATGGATCTTCTCAAGATCAATATCTGGCTTGTAAGGTATGGGGATTTCTCCAGTCTTCTCCAGAGGTAGAGTCAGCCTCCCCAAGATCGGAACATCAACAATGAGATCAACCTTCAACCTATAAGGAATGATGCTCCCCGGTTGAATATCATCAT contains the following coding sequences:
- the LOC107632331 gene encoding LOW QUALITY PROTEIN: cation/H(+) antiporter 4-like (The sequence of the model RefSeq protein was modified relative to this genomic sequence to represent the inferred CDS: substituted 1 base at 1 genomic stop codon) codes for the protein MVFPYGTEEVLGLISLVGYTFYMFLNSVQMDFSMITRSGMKPWAMAVAAVVGPLVICLSISFGTRTVWQEVAGPGETLNLVVITQAGCSFVVIASCLSELDILNSELGRIALTTALSSDFLTAIMNSLSIIFTKSQAEKYDAKKMASVLAVYFAIVVLVPLIGRPTMKWVAKNTPEGRPVRKIYTFAMVLSALIIGCFALEANLPIIFGIVMLGFVVPEGPPLGSELVKQFELINVWFFLPLFVTAAAMKVDLNKIGDDPAMAVVTTAVILMVHLIKMLLCTIICIFCKIPTRDTICLGLILCCKGVVDFSVYLFLYESGVIINSTLQFSCRXCFVFLLLILLLCSQGIILILQTLNSSTVATLFVSALILGSTAYIGIKSLYDPSRKYAGYQKRDILHLKPNSDLRIVACIQKPYHVNMIKNMLYLCCPTITSPLQVEILHLIELVGSATPIFISHQLQESVSRSHNYSGDIMLAFDLFKHENATVEVNTYTAVSPQRLMYEDICHLALDKVASLILLPFHIRWADDGSIDSTEESIRTLNNKVLEKAPCSVAILVNKGPCDIASKHIAMIFLGGSDDREALCLAKRAITELHYKLVVYHLVGTQNESSNWDTMLDEEVLQSVKGCYGTVDNVAYERILIEDPSQTQRFIQTIAVEHDYFIVGRRHGVKSSLTAALEKWTEFSELGAIGDLLASPDTNSKATILVVQQQKMPQPNS
- the LOC107632332 gene encoding protein DGS1, mitochondrial, which gives rise to MAETESTETSNVAIVSLYSNYLRNRLRAFYPFHPSNLLRFLSNLAAPFRSIHHRQCIPLPLPSNFRDSSMIIKESRVHGVLEDILEHVLLNLHSIEKNLQFWQSKSEKSDASKAYFMVFERGPSAFINETAKLLCGNAAQGSLVQNLCQTASVYIHERLTVLSSLRYALATFLAQFYVEVDKIGEELVKDPQHKLPSLLVRLNEMFSILESSIGHLHAAHQTDSSVDGSYSIPLLFKKLPEINQEDSQWTDCEIRDAINSIYQNLQKLDSYISVLVTNHRKPRKITQYWIGYTCGAIGLSACSIWLLRHSSLMGSSDLDNWVQKAKDSTVGFYKDHVEQPILSIKDDLFETFKKQSIMDPAELELTSDKLHRMLLAFSERAKGQKFPENASDQEMLEIVMSRYEKEIRHPIQNLIGGELAEALLIQIQKLKLDIETAMLELAPPPPPLLFSLLSLNKYPIMVTQDKKAEGRGRIARIQRRLVVIEVEKRIMQYQNFVEQGSEKDAQCMFGLVLYSLNSLYYSVKKHAEDSGEWHCLREDLIDLARPGLQTGYKLTVTSRMKRDYDCIVPMLRRR
- the LOC107629071 gene encoding uncharacterized protein LOC107629071, with the translated sequence MSTSDKPEVVERGTKDEKHKDDDKEEGEKGGFIEKVKDFIHDIGEKIEGAIGFGKPSADVKAIHIPKINLHQADLVVDVLVKNPNPVPIPLIDINYLVESDGRKLVSGLIPDAGTIHAHGEETVKVPVTLIYDDIKQTYDDIQPGSIIPYRLKVDLIVDVPILGRLTLPLEKTGEIPIPYKPDIDLEKIHFDKFSFEETIATLHLKLENKNDFDLGLNTLDYEVWLGDVSIGAAELSKSAKIEKSGISYIDIPVTFRPKDFGSALWDMIRGKGTGYTMKGKINVDTPFGKMDLPISKEGGTTRLKKKKEDRDYDDDDDDDEE